One window from the genome of Agarivorans sp. Alg241-V36 encodes:
- a CDS encoding phage tail sheath C-terminal domain-containing protein translates to MSNMKTPGVYIVENSAFPNSVVEVATAVPAFIGYTQTASQNNRSVLKKPTRICSMAEFHDIFGVGANLRFGFAEAADEVSNNVSFSEKHYSVSTSGNNYRLYQSMQMFFLNGGGPCYIVSVGDYTTGIAKDALLAGITILLNEQEPTMLVIPDAISLTAADCYMVQQQMLMHCGGDARSRIALLDVHNGFQDEDDSVAAFRAGVSNKGIGDFGAVYFPWLNSTLVSDTDIDFGYLTEEGKATLRAVLNEELGRPDVTSDLGKLLADLTNNKTYADEFKLKDIDRTLRSKSVIYKALIQEVSRQLNLVPPSGAMAGLYTMTDNCDGVWQAPANIEVLGITSPALKISDEEQETLNVDINGKSINAIRSFTGKGNLVWGARTLDGNSVDWRYINVRRTVIMLEQSIKLAVKAYVFEPNNAQTWSSIKSMISSFLTSLWQCGGLVGATPAKAYSVRVGLGETMTSEDILDGDLRITVFVAITRPAEFIEIAFQQQMQKS, encoded by the coding sequence ATGAGCAACATGAAAACTCCCGGTGTGTATATTGTTGAAAATAGTGCGTTTCCAAATTCTGTAGTGGAAGTAGCAACTGCTGTACCCGCATTTATCGGCTATACCCAAACCGCCAGTCAAAATAATAGGTCGGTACTAAAGAAGCCCACTCGAATATGCTCAATGGCTGAATTCCATGATATTTTTGGCGTTGGAGCTAACTTGCGGTTTGGCTTTGCAGAGGCCGCGGATGAAGTAAGTAACAATGTTTCTTTTAGTGAAAAGCATTACTCAGTATCAACGAGTGGCAATAACTATCGTTTGTACCAAAGCATGCAGATGTTTTTCTTAAATGGTGGTGGCCCTTGCTACATCGTATCGGTTGGTGATTACACAACAGGTATAGCTAAAGATGCGCTATTAGCTGGCATTACAATCCTGTTAAATGAGCAAGAACCCACCATGCTCGTTATTCCTGATGCAATAAGCCTTACTGCTGCTGATTGTTACATGGTTCAGCAGCAAATGTTGATGCATTGCGGTGGCGACGCGCGCAGTCGTATTGCCTTACTGGATGTACACAACGGTTTTCAAGATGAGGACGACAGCGTAGCAGCATTTAGGGCGGGAGTATCAAATAAGGGCATTGGTGATTTTGGTGCAGTGTATTTCCCTTGGCTAAATAGCACTTTAGTTAGTGATACAGACATTGATTTTGGTTATTTAACTGAAGAGGGTAAGGCTACCTTACGAGCGGTTTTAAACGAAGAACTTGGCAGGCCTGATGTCACTTCCGACTTAGGAAAGCTGCTGGCTGATCTTACTAACAATAAAACCTATGCTGATGAGTTTAAACTCAAAGATATTGATCGTACTTTACGCAGCAAAAGCGTTATCTACAAGGCGTTAATTCAAGAAGTAAGTCGTCAGCTTAATCTAGTTCCTCCATCTGGCGCGATGGCCGGCTTGTACACCATGACCGACAATTGCGATGGTGTATGGCAAGCGCCTGCGAATATCGAGGTACTTGGTATCACTTCACCCGCTTTGAAAATTTCCGACGAAGAACAAGAAACCTTAAACGTAGATATTAATGGTAAATCGATAAACGCCATTCGCTCATTTACTGGTAAAGGAAATCTCGTGTGGGGAGCTCGAACCTTAGATGGTAATAGTGTGGATTGGCGCTATATAAATGTGCGACGCACCGTGATTATGCTTGAACAATCAATAAAGCTGGCAGTTAAAGCGTATGTTTTTGAACCGAATAATGCGCAAACTTGGAGCTCGATTAAAAGCATGATTTCTAGTTTCCTAACTAGCCTTTGGCAATGTGGAGGTTTAGTTGGAGCTACGCCAGCCAAAGCTTATAGTGTTCGTGTTGGATTAGGTGAAACCATGACCAGTGAAGACATTTTAGATGGAGACTTAAGAATTACGGTTTTTGTGGCAATTACTCGCCCAGCCGAATTTATTGAAATTGCTTTCCAGCAACAAATGCAGAAATCATAA
- a CDS encoding LysE family translocator, translating into MLEALSALLLINLLGMLSPGPDMVMVLRHASGGKRQAALCVMGVLVGFSIHIALAIGGLSILIKQSPLLFEVLRWGGAGFLVFLGLRTLFSRSELIELAAEGKPKRAKKVVLSGIACNLLNPKILVFVVSVFSQFIASETLLSEKLILGAALLLETALLWYLLVRILSHHKVQIQLQRYQQWVNRFSGTTLLGMGTLLGLHS; encoded by the coding sequence GTGTTAGAAGCATTAAGCGCACTGCTATTAATTAATTTATTGGGCATGTTAAGCCCAGGCCCAGACATGGTCATGGTATTGCGCCATGCCAGCGGCGGCAAACGCCAAGCGGCATTATGCGTAATGGGCGTACTAGTGGGTTTTAGCATTCACATTGCCCTTGCTATTGGTGGCTTATCTATTCTTATTAAGCAATCCCCTCTGCTGTTTGAAGTATTGCGTTGGGGCGGCGCGGGCTTTTTAGTATTCCTTGGATTAAGAACCTTGTTTAGTCGCTCAGAGCTTATTGAACTTGCCGCCGAAGGCAAACCTAAGCGCGCTAAAAAAGTGGTGCTAAGCGGTATTGCTTGTAACCTACTTAATCCAAAGATTTTAGTTTTTGTGGTAAGCGTATTTAGTCAGTTTATTGCTAGTGAAACACTACTCAGCGAAAAGCTGATACTCGGGGCGGCTTTGTTACTAGAAACCGCATTACTGTGGTACCTATTGGTACGCATTTTGTCGCATCATAAGGTGCAAATACAGCTGCAACGCTATCAACAATGGGTGAATAGATTTAGTGGCACAACCCTACTTGGAATGGGAACTTTGCTCGGCCTTCACAGTTAA
- a CDS encoding alpha/beta hydrolase, translated as MTQPTSAKPVSGVITPPHQTAKRHQRVVPLSYQAAGLAFNLAGLVNQRWAANTLSELWFRVFKRKVSANTQAFWQSAEQTLSLSVNQHQLPLHLWGSGPLVVCLHGWSGSGVQFRHFVQPLVEAGYQVATFDAPGHGSHQDSHSHLLEFSDSLLAIQQQVAKVHCVLAHSFGAMATTTAQLRGFTPAKLVMLAPHLDVDEMFSTYAGLLNLRQGLTARFKQQVGMKMQDLLAGEDPWKLFKVERLVPVNTFGLLVSDSNDQEVTQAQFGLIAQNWSKAKHLQTQGLGHFRLLKDPLVIKQTVSFVSEERTAS; from the coding sequence ATGACTCAGCCAACTTCAGCCAAGCCAGTAAGCGGCGTTATTACACCGCCACATCAAACCGCTAAACGCCACCAGCGCGTGGTGCCTTTAAGTTACCAAGCAGCCGGTTTGGCCTTTAATCTCGCTGGCTTAGTTAATCAACGCTGGGCAGCAAATACTCTTAGTGAGTTATGGTTTCGAGTATTCAAACGCAAAGTAAGCGCCAATACCCAAGCATTTTGGCAGAGCGCTGAGCAAACCCTTAGCTTAAGCGTAAATCAGCACCAGCTGCCTTTGCACTTGTGGGGCTCTGGGCCTTTGGTTGTATGTTTACACGGTTGGAGTGGCAGCGGCGTACAGTTTCGCCATTTTGTGCAGCCTTTAGTTGAAGCCGGCTACCAAGTAGCAACTTTTGATGCCCCCGGACACGGCAGCCACCAAGATTCGCATAGTCACTTACTCGAATTTAGTGACAGCTTATTGGCTATTCAGCAACAAGTTGCCAAAGTGCATTGTGTGTTAGCCCACTCCTTTGGCGCTATGGCCACCACTACCGCTCAATTACGTGGTTTTACTCCAGCAAAGCTAGTGATGTTAGCCCCTCATTTAGACGTTGATGAAATGTTTAGTACCTACGCCGGTTTACTTAATTTACGCCAAGGCCTTACCGCAAGATTCAAACAGCAAGTGGGTATGAAAATGCAAGACTTGCTTGCAGGAGAGGACCCATGGAAATTGTTTAAGGTGGAGCGTCTTGTGCCAGTGAACACTTTCGGATTATTAGTCAGCGATAGCAACGACCAAGAGGTAACTCAAGCACAGTTTGGCTTAATCGCCCAAAACTGGAGCAAGGCTAAACATCTGCAAACCCAAGGCTTAGGTCACTTTCGTTTGTTAAAAGATCCACTAGTAATCAAACAAACCGTAAGCTTTGTGAGTGAAGAGCGAACAGCAAGCTAG
- a CDS encoding response regulator transcription factor, which produces MVMEDTYKIIIADDHPLFRSALQQAVQTAVPDAQLLEAENVNDLLKLLELEREPDLLLLDLKMPGANGFSAFTHLHGQYPELPIVVISASEEVSVVQKAKQLGATGFIPKSTPLQQLVAAIQHIIEGDDWFPEGISFSAQAEEDPLAERLASLTPQQYKVLVMLNEGLLNKQIAYELNVSEATIKAHVTAIFRKLNVKNRTQAVIALQQLELEPSPEDNEI; this is translated from the coding sequence ATGGTTATGGAAGATACCTACAAGATCATTATCGCTGACGACCACCCCTTGTTTCGTAGTGCTCTTCAGCAGGCAGTACAAACTGCCGTTCCCGATGCTCAGTTACTAGAAGCTGAGAATGTTAACGACCTACTTAAACTGCTCGAACTAGAGCGCGAACCCGACCTACTGTTATTAGATTTAAAGATGCCCGGCGCCAATGGCTTCTCGGCGTTTACCCACTTGCATGGCCAGTACCCAGAGTTGCCAATTGTGGTGATCTCTGCCAGCGAAGAAGTGAGCGTAGTACAGAAAGCCAAGCAACTTGGTGCCACTGGTTTTATTCCTAAATCTACGCCACTGCAACAATTAGTTGCAGCCATTCAGCACATTATTGAAGGTGATGACTGGTTCCCAGAAGGCATAAGCTTTAGCGCTCAAGCAGAGGAAGACCCTCTCGCGGAGCGTTTAGCCAGCCTAACCCCGCAGCAATACAAAGTATTGGTAATGCTTAACGAAGGGCTGCTTAACAAGCAAATTGCCTACGAGTTAAACGTATCGGAGGCCACCATTAAGGCCCACGTTACCGCGATTTTCCGCAAACTTAACGTGAAAAACCGCACCCAAGCAGTAATCGCCTTGCAGCAATTAGAGCTAGAGCCAAGCCCAGAAGATAACGAGATTTAA
- a CDS encoding DUF5522 domain-containing protein, with protein sequence MPAILPVSADLNERACFCQTCLSKKLAEKLTVLIANTPHDELLTLAERYRTPPNQQAVLQEHLDYSMENGLMVFSAWYHLKRGSCCGNGCRHCPYPS encoded by the coding sequence ATGCCAGCCATTCTGCCGGTGAGCGCCGACCTTAATGAGCGCGCCTGCTTTTGCCAAACATGCTTATCGAAAAAGCTGGCCGAGAAACTAACAGTGCTAATAGCCAACACCCCGCACGATGAGCTACTTACCTTAGCAGAGCGCTACCGTACGCCACCAAATCAGCAGGCAGTTTTGCAAGAACACCTAGACTACAGCATGGAAAATGGCTTGATGGTATTTAGCGCTTGGTATCATTTAAAGCGCGGCAGTTGTTGTGGCAATGGCTGCCGCCACTGCCCTTATCCTAGTTAA
- a CDS encoding ABZJ_00895 family protein, translating into MQTAEVSLNKYLMWFSLVYLASSLVFGTVVSWLDLESNSFLGIIILMLSAFIAVQLFVKDHQRGLTRKELRYLSFWSWLASIFISVAELLAVFAYSFYEIYGVIAWLDVQAELSALLFELSIDLHALYAIIAVVLLIFWGLTRFCYGFANKTFVKQVDKLA; encoded by the coding sequence ATGCAAACGGCTGAAGTATCACTTAACAAGTACCTAATGTGGTTTTCACTGGTTTATTTAGCCAGTTCCTTAGTTTTTGGCACCGTGGTGTCGTGGTTAGATTTAGAGTCCAACAGTTTTTTAGGCATTATTATCCTGATGTTGTCGGCATTTATTGCGGTGCAGTTGTTTGTGAAAGATCACCAGCGAGGGCTTACTCGTAAAGAGCTACGCTATTTAAGCTTTTGGTCGTGGCTTGCTTCGATATTCATTTCTGTGGCGGAACTGCTAGCGGTATTTGCTTACTCTTTTTATGAGATTTATGGGGTGATTGCCTGGCTTGATGTGCAGGCGGAGTTGTCGGCTTTGTTGTTTGAATTGTCTATCGACTTACATGCTCTTTACGCGATTATTGCCGTGGTATTGCTGATCTTCTGGGGGCTAACCCGCTTCTGCTATGGCTTTGCCAATAAAACCTTCGTTAAGCAAGTCGATAAGCTAGCTTAG